TAACTCACCAGCCAAATGTCCCCTTCGAGCCTACATAGAAATAGTGGAAAACTGGTGCAGCCAAACGGTAGATATCGTCTGATTTATTGAGTCAAACTATCTGAAGGTAGAGATTGTATTAAGCTTAGAGTTAAAGGCATTTGACTAATAGACCGAGCATAATCAGCACTCAGATAGGGACGGTATTGCTGCGAACCTGCTACATAAGTCTCAAAAAAAGCCACGCTCCAATTTCTACTGCTGCGGTAGGAAAGCGTAATTCATCAATGCTTAAAACCTCACCAATCTCGGTAATATTGTCTTGGAAGTTGGATAGGGTAGAACCTGCTATTGTGGCAAGTCCTAGTGTAGGATTTCCTCTACCCAAAGTATTGATAAAGGAACCGCTTAACAGCGCGACGCTCTCTGCTTCGCTGCGATTCAGTTCGCTAGTCAGTTCTAGCTTATCCGCCAATTCACTTGCAGAACCCTCTACCACTGCTTCCACGCGCACGGTGCGGAAAGTGCCGAAGCTTGATGAGAGGATTAGAAGGGATAGGAAGCGATCGCCTCTGCTCACAGATTTTCGTAAGTAAGTTCTTTGTTTGCCCAGTGAGTTTCTGCCAGAAATTCACTAAATGTAGTCAGGAGTCTGGGAAATTCCGCTTCTCTTAAGCGCCTAACATCGGCTTGATAGCCTTGCGTGCGATACCACTTAATCAGGGCAAATAGTTCCCATCGCCAAAGAAGTAGAAATATCCATGCAGGTATTTCTCTGTAGACAACTGGCATGGACTGTGCTTCAGAGAAGCTCTGCGCCATTTGTAAAGGAGTTAGCACGTCGCCTGCCAGCTCAATTTCTTGACCAATGTACTTTTGTGCATTTTTCATCACATAAGCAGCAATGCGTCCCATATCCCTAGTTGTAATTAGATGTAGCGGTCTGTCGGGCTGAAGCGAAAAGGAGAAGACCCCTTTGAGGATGGATGGTCGCGTGTACTTCTTCCAAAACTCTTCCATAAATAGACAAGCTCTGAGCATAGTTGTTGGCAAGCCAGCCTGTTTGAAAACTTGCTCCACCTGATACTTCTGCTCGATATGGCTGACTCCAGAATTTCTATCTGCTCCACCAGCGGAGTTATACACCAAATGCTGGATCTTGGCATTAACAGCCGCTCGTGCCAGTCGGTGCGCTCTCTCGATCTCTTGTGGATCGGGTTTAGCAGCATCGGCAGACAAACCGTGGCAGTAGACAGCCGAAATTCCCTTCAAAGCTGCTTGAAGCGATGCTTCATCATCCAAGTTAGCCTCAACTAGCTCAACGCCT
This window of the Chroococcidiopsis thermalis PCC 7203 genome carries:
- a CDS encoding translocation/assembly module TamB domain-containing protein, with the translated sequence MSRGDRFLSLLILSSSFGTFRTVRVEAVVEGSASELADKLELTSELNRSEAESVALLSGSFINTLGRGNPTLGLATIAGSTLSNFQDNITEIGEVLSIDELRFPTAAVEIGAWLFLRLM
- a CDS encoding NmrA family NAD(P)-binding protein, with translation MESKIGRILLIGVTGGTGKNAVKGFLDTGATDLHAITRKIDLSRPNLSKISDAGVELVEANLDDEASLQAALKGISAVYCHGLSADAAKPDPQEIERAHRLARAAVNAKIQHLVYNSAGGADRNSGVSHIEQKYQVEQVFKQAGLPTTMLRACLFMEEFWKKYTRPSILKGVFSFSLQPDRPLHLITTRDMGRIAAYVMKNAQKYIGQEIELAGDVLTPLQMAQSFSEAQSMPVVYREIPAWIFLLLWRWELFALIKWYRTQGYQADVRRLREAEFPRLLTTFSEFLAETHWANKELTYENL